A stretch of Lactuca sativa cultivar Salinas chromosome 6, Lsat_Salinas_v11, whole genome shotgun sequence DNA encodes these proteins:
- the LOC111886646 gene encoding protein argonaute 5 — protein MKLSNQYFENVAMKINVKVGGRNSVLAAALANRLPYITERPTIIFGADVTHPSPGEDSSPSIAAVVASMDWPQVTKYKALVSAQPHRQEIIEDLYSTTTDARRGVIHTGLIRELLRGVIRGSGRGVVKSDTTYVGSGSGSNNVASTTTIMEVNNSCAVPFRTDASALGSYTPPAATVSGRRRFSEAPVHGHGHVQSAMSGKEQ, from the exons ATGAAGCTTAGCAATCAGTACTTTGAAAATGTTGCAATGAAGATCAATGTTAAG gTTGGTGGAAGAAACTCAGTCTTGGCTGCAGCTCTTGCTAATAGACTTCCCTACATCACAGAACGCCCAACAATAATTTTTGGAGCTGATGTAACTCATCCTTCACCTGGAGAGGATTCAAGCCCTTCCATTGCTGCG gtGGTTGCTTCAATGGATTGGCCTCAAGTGACAAAGTATAAAGCCCTAGTATCCGCACAGCCCCACAGACAAGAGATCATTGAGGATCTGTACTCAACCACGACTGATGCAAGAAGGGGAGTTATTCATACTGGCTTAATCAGAGAACTTTTAAGAGGTGTGATAAGGGGGTCTGGTAGAGGGGTGGTGAAATCAGATACTACATATGTGGGGTCAGGGTCAGGTTCAAATAATGTTGCATCAACAACTACAATTATGGAAGTGAATAATTCATGTGCAGTGCCATTTAGGACAGATGCATCTGCTTTGGGGTCTTACACACCACCAGCAGCTACAGTGAGTGGTAGAAGACGGTTTTCAGAGGCGCCTGTACATGGACATGGACATGTACAGTCAGCAATGTCTGGTAAAGAACAATAG